The sequence AGAGATTCCTCTAAAACTAAATGACATTGATGGCTAACTAAATGACTCTTCAACTACAAATGGATACATTCATGTGACTGGTATGATATCAGAATGCGTAAGATAAAATTGCTTAGAACCTTACAACTCATTTTCGGATTCTTCTTCGTAAACCAATGAGCTAAACACTGGTCCCATGGGTGCTCTAGAGCTGGATCCTGCAGCATCACCACTACGATTCCTTCCTTTCTAAACATCAgaacaaaacaaacaatcaaGTTAGTAGAGATTCTAAGAAAAGAAACGAATCATCCTTAAAACAATCCAGAGAAACGAGAAATTAAGAGAAGCGGTAAAAGGAAAATAACTACCGAGCCACCTTCAACCCAAGCTGGGTACAAGTGAGTCACAAGGTCGATGTACTTCTCCATCGCTTCCTCAGCTGGCATTGCACCCATCTTCTGCCATGCTTGCCTAAACCAAGAAAAAACATCATGACAAGTCTCAGTCAAGTCAATCAACTAAACAATCAAGTCTACAGCATCAACCATAACATACTGACAGAGAACGCAACCAAAGCAATCAACATTCGATATTTTCACAATGCAAGATGTGAACTTGGTGCTACAGACAACGTGAAGATACCTCAACTAAACATATGATTAAGCAATCAAGTTTCGATACTCAATGCAAGCTGCTAACTTTGTGATACCCACATGAAGATACCTCAACTATCTCAACTAAACATTAACAAGCAATCATCATCACAGATTCACAGTCAAAAACATCGGAATCAGATTATCAATCATGGCACAGAAACAGAGtaaagaatcaagaaagagagagagagaggcacaAACCACTTAGCACGAGCAGTCATTTTGAGAGCTGAAGGCTGAGGAGCAGTACAAGCTCCTTCGGTAGCAATCTTATACAACCCATAAAGCTGAAGCTGCAACTCGCTCGACACTTTCTGCGAAAGCCTGTCCGAAGCAGCAGCCGCCACAAAAGCCGTCGCGGCACTGAATGCTTCATCAAGCTCCGTGCTTTCCACACCTTCCCAATCGTCTTCATCATCGTCTTCATCGCCTCTCAAGCTTCCTTGCTCCGCCACAAGAGAATCCGTCTCGCCGGCTGAAGAATCGACCTTCCGGTAGTATTCATTCTCCGATTGGGCGGCGTCGTGGCTGCGAGTGAGGGAGAGGTTGTCGTCTTTAAACGCGACGAGGATGGAGATCAGCTTGGCGAGAAGGTAAGCGAAGATCAAACCGAAGATTAGAGACTGAGCGAGCTGAAACCAATCAACACCCATTTCTCTCAAATCGGCGAGAGATTCagagtgaagaagaaagacCTAAACTTTTCAGTGAAGGGTCACAAGAACGAATCTCCAGAAACAAAAAGGAACcatcttttttcttgttttcgCCGCTTCACTCAAGACAAGACAGAGGGATATTAGAAAATAGACCAACAAAACCAACACTTTTTCAACGTGGTTTTGTTCAAATCCGGTTTAGATCCAATTTTCTTTATGTCTAGACATATATCAGAACCACCCAAACAATATTTGAAACTAATCAGTATAATcgaattcaaatattttaatttggagtatttaaattactataataattaactaatattttaactatatatttttattttgaatattaataatttttggaTCCGAtcgataataaaaaaaattaggtctATTTAGATATTATGCTAGATTTAGATCATGTTCGCTTTtgtattcatacattgaatctAGATGcaaattaatattcaaaatattgttCATTTGGATACTATTGAATCAAGCTAGATATCATATCCGGATTCAAATAATAATTGTAAAACGAAAAATGTCTTAGATATAatatactctctctgttcctAGCCTTTTAACCTTTCAAGACCTGTAAGAACATCCTAAATTCATCCGCGTTCTCAGCAGAGATGGTGAGATCTTTCTCCAGCTTAAAACTTTGAGCAAGTAAGTGATCCGCACGGTAACATGTTCTAGTTTTCATATCCTTGACcgcaaaaatattgaatttatcAACATTCCTTGAGAACAATTTCTGGTGTCATACATGAGGATCTAACTTCCggatattaatttatgttttattttatttaacttaTGACTTGATTAATTTGTCTAATCTAAACATTCCTCAGTCATAAGTTAATAACTTTTTTCTAGATCAACCATAAATTCTAACCAagtatttttcagatttaaatTATCAAGAAGCGATTAGAAAATACAAAAGTTGATCTTTTGCAATGTTACTTTGTTATTGGGCTGGATTGAGCTAAATTTTAGTATTGGTTAAGTATATTAGTAATTTTAACAAACAACTTCTTCTCTTTTAACAAATATATTCTTTTCAATACGAGTTAGACTGAATTTTAGTAAGGTTTAAAGGTATCTTAGTAATTTAACAAGTACTTTCTTCCttgcatcttcttctttttaatgtCGTTATTTCTCGTTTCCATCTCTTAGGAAAAAATgatttctttcgtaaaaaatcttctctccaaacctaagaaTGTCCTTGTTGGTGTTGGTGTAGAGAACATACAAGAAAGTccttttattaaataatttttattaagtgaaccaatagtatagatatatatgTACAACTCAAGCATGAAGGAATCCTTGTGTGGAATTGTTTAGTCAAATCTACACTCTTTGTTTAGCTAGCAAATGTAGCTAAACCTTATGCACAAGTATTGTTcgaatattttttcctttttctctttAACATCTCCATCTTTCTCTCATTGTTTGTCATCAACAAAAAAACTCTTGATGTTTATAACATCCAAAATTATTATGGTTgtcagttttaagttttttcttaaataacctTAAACATCCGAGGAAGAGGCTCCGGTggcgatgaagaagaaggaggtGGAAGAGGAGGCTCCAGCGGTGGtgacgaagaagaaggaggTGGAAGAGGAGGCTCCGGCGGTGGTGACGAAGGAGGAAGAGGCTCCGACAGCGACTTCGACGGTGAGTGAGTTAGGCGGTGATTCCGGCGGCGGACAGATAGTCCTTAGACTTTGACGGTGACGAAGGTCTTTTTATTAGTAATTATTAATAAGTGATCGTACAATATGCCGCGTCTCATCAGAGACTGTGTCAGGTGATTTCAGCATTTCCCTTTTTAACTTATTATCTCTCTTTCTTAATTAAGTGTGTTTATTTGcatggtttattttaatatttggttTAATGTTTGAATACTTATgcttaaactttatatttgtgTGAGGATTTTATGACTACTTGGTTGCTTCTTCTAAAACTCTataataacttcttcattaaACATACTAATAACTTATCTTCTAAAActctataataaatatttattcttgACTACTCTTAAATGACAAAAtccttttttgtattttttgagGATATGAATATGCATTttctagtatttataaatactataataAATACTGTGCAATCATGACAAAATAGGAGAAGAGAACCGTAGTTTGTTAGTTTGTAActcagaaaaaga is a genomic window of Brassica napus cultivar Da-Ae chromosome A2, Da-Ae, whole genome shotgun sequence containing:
- the LOC106390614 gene encoding acyl-CoA-binding domain-containing protein 1 produces the protein MGVDWFQLAQSLIFGLIFAYLLAKLISILVAFKDDNLSLTRSHDAAQSENEYYRKVDSSAGETDSLVAEQGSLRGDEDDDEDDWEGVESTELDEAFSAATAFVAAAASDRLSQKVSSELQLQLYGLYKIATEGACTAPQPSALKMTARAKWQAWQKMGAMPAEEAMEKYIDLVTHLYPAWVEGGSKGRNRSGDAAGSSSRAPMGPVFSSLVYEEESENELKIDAVHAFAREGEVENLLKCIESGIPVNARDSEGRTPLHWAIDRGHLNVAKALVDNKADVNAKDNEGQTALHYAVVCEREALAEFLVKQKADTSIKDEDGNSPLDLCESEWSWMREKKDSD